Proteins encoded together in one Lysinibacillus sp. FSL K6-0232 window:
- a CDS encoding metal ABC transporter solute-binding protein, Zn/Mn family: protein MKKVYLVFLVAVLAVFTAACGDKASTSQQSDSKAKDTGSDKLAIYTTVYPLSYFAERIGGDFVDVSSIYPAGANEHTFEPTQKDMMKLADAEIFFYIGLGLEGFVENAKKTLANEDVTMVATADQVAEEKLAISTGHVHPEDEEHDHEAEAHEHEGHDHEVEAHEHEEHDHEAEAHEHEGHDHDHGDIDPHVWLSPTISQDLALAIKNTLVEKMPEQEATFNSNYEALVKELQDLDSDFKAMADGAQDKTFFVSHAAFGYIAGQYGLTQVPIAGLNSQDEPSQKELTKIVDKANELHIHYILFEQNVSSKLAEVIQKEVGAESLVLHNLSVLTADDEKNNETYFTLMEKNIQTLEKALNTH, encoded by the coding sequence ATGAAAAAAGTATATTTAGTATTTCTAGTTGCAGTTCTTGCTGTATTTACTGCTGCCTGCGGTGATAAAGCTTCAACTTCCCAACAATCTGATAGCAAGGCCAAAGATACTGGGAGTGATAAGTTAGCCATTTATACAACAGTCTATCCTTTAAGCTATTTTGCAGAGCGCATTGGCGGAGATTTTGTTGATGTATCTTCTATTTATCCTGCTGGAGCAAATGAGCATACCTTTGAGCCAACTCAAAAGGATATGATGAAACTAGCGGATGCAGAAATCTTTTTCTATATTGGCTTAGGGCTTGAAGGCTTTGTGGAAAATGCGAAAAAAACATTAGCAAATGAGGATGTTACAATGGTAGCAACGGCTGACCAAGTAGCAGAGGAAAAATTAGCCATAAGCACTGGTCATGTACATCCAGAAGATGAAGAGCATGACCATGAGGCGGAAGCACATGAGCATGAAGGTCACGACCATGAGGTAGAAGCACACGAGCATGAAGAGCACGACCATGAGGCGGAAGCGCATGAGCATGAAGGTCACGACCATGACCATGGCGATATTGACCCACATGTTTGGCTATCACCCACAATTAGCCAAGATTTAGCACTTGCTATTAAAAATACACTTGTTGAAAAAATGCCTGAACAGGAAGCTACATTTAACTCAAATTATGAAGCATTAGTGAAAGAGTTACAGGATTTAGATAGTGACTTTAAAGCGATGGCTGATGGTGCACAAGATAAAACATTCTTTGTATCTCATGCTGCATTTGGTTATATTGCGGGTCAATACGGCTTAACACAAGTACCAATTGCAGGATTAAATTCTCAGGATGAGCCATCTCAAAAGGAATTAACAAAAATTGTTGATAAAGCAAATGAATTGCATATTCACTATATTTTATTTGAGCAAAATGTTTCTTCTAAATTAGCGGAGGTTATTCAAAAAGAAGTTGGAGCTGAATCACTAGTTTTGCATAATTTAAGTGTCCTAACAGCTGATGATGAAAAAAATAATGAAACATACTTTACGCTAATGGAGAAAAATATTCAAACATTAGAAAAAGCTCTAAACACTCATTAA
- a CDS encoding transglutaminase domain-containing protein, with amino-acid sequence MRKYIYNVVIILFVLQMSHVQVFANYEKNNLATADSIGTLQALIFQEVMQFSTEFSIRYTGDVATIKDELTEITKAAIQNDYIYANISSFKWKYNGTNNNIVIDFTFTYHMSQAEAAFVEQTLATIIAPMHGFNDLEKLQAAHDFIVLSTEYSKETEGSQYSPYTLLTENKGVCQAYALVLYRMLEMLGFEVRYVPGKAGEQLHAWVLVKLDHAWYHIDVTWDDPLPDHKGEVRYQYFLQSDRQLSQDHIWDYMKFPAATSEKYREMQQMTKTQNGQFSFPHNLGLSAINEHKLAIQQPTKLVASKQSEQEAFTMDEWVLLHTESFVIFTEMLSTNIVLKTSSSTSIDRVEKRMPQEKYVIRKEVPQ; translated from the coding sequence ATGAGGAAATATATATATAATGTTGTCATTATATTATTTGTTCTACAAATGAGTCATGTGCAAGTATTTGCAAATTATGAAAAAAATAATCTAGCAACTGCTGATTCAATAGGAACATTACAAGCTCTTATTTTCCAAGAGGTTATGCAGTTCTCAACCGAATTTTCTATTCGCTATACAGGTGATGTAGCTACTATTAAAGATGAACTAACAGAAATCACGAAAGCTGCTATTCAAAATGATTATATTTATGCGAATATCTCTAGCTTTAAATGGAAGTATAATGGAACTAATAATAATATTGTCATTGACTTTACATTTACGTATCATATGTCGCAAGCAGAGGCAGCATTTGTAGAGCAAACATTGGCAACGATTATTGCACCTATGCATGGATTTAATGATCTAGAAAAATTACAGGCTGCACATGATTTTATTGTTTTATCCACGGAATACTCCAAAGAAACAGAAGGAAGTCAATATTCCCCTTATACATTACTAACAGAAAATAAGGGCGTCTGTCAGGCATATGCTTTAGTGCTGTACCGAATGCTAGAAATGCTGGGCTTTGAGGTGCGCTATGTACCTGGCAAAGCAGGTGAACAGTTACACGCATGGGTATTAGTGAAGCTTGATCATGCTTGGTATCATATTGATGTTACATGGGATGACCCGCTGCCTGATCACAAGGGAGAGGTTCGCTATCAATATTTTTTACAATCAGATCGTCAGCTATCACAAGATCATATATGGGATTATATGAAATTCCCTGCTGCGACAAGTGAAAAATATAGAGAAATGCAGCAAATGACAAAAACGCAAAATGGGCAATTTAGCTTTCCACACAATTTAGGATTATCTGCTATAAATGAACATAAGCTAGCTATTCAGCAGCCAACAAAGCTTGTGGCTTCAAAACAAAGTGAGCAAGAAGCGTTCACGATGGATGAATGGGTACTACTGCATACAGAAAGCTTTGTCATTTTTACAGAAATGCTATCCACAAATATTGTACTAAAAACAAGCTCGTCTACATCTATTGATCGAGTGGAGAAACGTATGCCGCAAGAAAAATACGTCATACGAAAGGAGGTGCCCCAGTGA
- a CDS encoding o-succinylbenzoate--CoA ligase: protein MYPNWILQRAYLTPHRTALKYKEQSWTFQQLNNVSLKRARQLAALGIQQGDRIAIMGPSKPDLVVILYACMHLQCEMVMLNRRLSQDELAYQLEDSEAVVVLIADEDVAKLPSETAYHVFSTIAEGMEEPLNIAKEWPIHQTTTIMYTSGTTGFPKGVRQTVGNHQASATASVLNIGLQPHDVWLCAVPLFHISGFSILVRSLLYGNQIYLYDQFDVEAIAQNIIDGDVTHMSVVAVTLERILHMLEQRNAKASPQFKLMLAGGGPVPIDYLTRAHALNLAVAQTYGMTETSSQTATLASEDAMRKLGSAGKPLFFNQIQIAEPNAFGEGEICIRGPHVTPGYIGRFAQKSATIDGWLHTGDIGYIDKDGYLFVIDRRADLIISGGENIYPAEIENVLLTHPAVQEAGVCGRHDDKWGQVPIAFVVLKEQVSIEQLHVFCLRKLAKYKVPQEIIVTDSLPRNGANKLVRRKLVQ, encoded by the coding sequence ATGTATCCAAATTGGATTTTACAGCGAGCTTATTTAACGCCACATCGTACAGCATTGAAGTATAAAGAACAAAGCTGGACATTTCAGCAATTAAATAATGTATCACTAAAGCGAGCTCGTCAATTAGCAGCACTTGGTATTCAACAAGGGGATCGTATCGCGATTATGGGGCCGAGTAAGCCAGACCTTGTGGTAATACTCTATGCCTGTATGCATTTACAGTGTGAAATGGTGATGCTCAATCGACGACTATCGCAGGATGAGCTGGCATATCAGCTAGAGGATTCTGAGGCAGTGGTGGTATTAATTGCGGATGAGGATGTTGCAAAATTACCTTCTGAAACAGCATATCATGTCTTTTCAACAATTGCAGAGGGCATGGAAGAACCTCTTAATATTGCTAAGGAATGGCCAATCCATCAAACAACAACCATTATGTATACATCAGGTACAACGGGTTTTCCAAAAGGGGTTCGTCAAACAGTTGGCAATCATCAGGCTAGTGCAACCGCCTCTGTCCTTAATATTGGGCTACAGCCTCATGATGTTTGGCTCTGTGCAGTGCCGTTATTCCATATTAGTGGATTTTCGATATTAGTACGCTCATTGCTATATGGCAATCAAATTTATTTGTATGATCAATTTGATGTAGAAGCCATTGCACAAAATATTATAGACGGGGATGTTACACATATGTCAGTTGTTGCTGTAACATTGGAAAGAATTTTACATATGTTAGAGCAGCGCAATGCGAAAGCCTCACCGCAATTTAAGCTAATGCTAGCAGGAGGGGGACCTGTGCCTATTGATTATTTAACAAGGGCACATGCCTTAAATCTAGCAGTTGCCCAAACATATGGTATGACAGAAACCTCCTCACAAACTGCTACGTTGGCAAGCGAAGATGCAATGCGCAAGTTAGGCTCTGCAGGAAAGCCATTATTTTTCAATCAAATTCAAATTGCTGAGCCCAATGCCTTTGGTGAAGGGGAAATTTGTATTCGTGGCCCACATGTGACACCCGGCTATATCGGACGCTTTGCACAAAAAAGCGCAACGATTGATGGCTGGCTGCATACAGGGGATATTGGGTATATTGATAAAGATGGTTATTTATTTGTGATTGACCGCAGAGCAGATTTAATTATTTCGGGTGGGGAAAATATTTACCCTGCTGAAATTGAAAATGTTCTGCTGACACATCCTGCTGTTCAAGAAGCGGGTGTTTGCGGAAGACATGATGATAAATGGGGGCAAGTCCCTATTGCATTTGTTGTACTAAAGGAGCAGGTGTCTATAGAGCAATTACACGTATTTTGCTTACGAAAGCTTGCTAAATATAAAGTGCCACAAGAAATTATCGTAACAGATAGCCTACCACGCAACGGAGCTAATAAGCTAGTAAGACGAAAATTAGTACAATAA
- the yidD gene encoding membrane protein insertion efficiency factor YidD — MKYPFIWLIQFYRKFISPMTPPTCRFHPTCSSYGLEAFQKHGAFKGFLLTIIRVFKCHPFHAGGFDPVPEKWPSKKN, encoded by the coding sequence ATGAAATATCCTTTTATTTGGCTTATTCAATTTTATAGAAAGTTTATCTCACCAATGACCCCGCCTACTTGTCGCTTCCATCCTACATGCTCCTCCTATGGGCTTGAGGCATTTCAAAAACATGGAGCGTTCAAGGGCTTTTTATTAACAATAATACGGGTATTCAAATGTCATCCATTTCATGCTGGTGGCTTTGATCCTGTGCCAGAAAAATGGCCTTCGAAAAAAAATTAA
- a CDS encoding amidohydrolase family protein has protein sequence MIIYHHAKFLTVNEQNDIFEQLWVQNGRIVYIGPAKEIPADATTVDLQGAYVTPGLIDIHAHVGTWAEVTEEINDANEYSEPFTPLMHALDSVDIRHFSFQHALEGGVTTVQTGPGSANVIGGIWSILKTAGPTLDSRVLVERSGLKGALGENPKNVFGNQYKRKPMTRMAIAQLLRDGFQRANQLQPQEQDEQIKHNTELRPFIEVLRGDMPLRLHCHRADDIMTAIRIAKEFDVQLHLEHCTEGHLIIDAVKNSGFHATLGPYMLTPSKYETRNSTPAIAAMFKEHQIPFAIMTDHPFVPIQYLKYCATEAIRYGLDHDTALKSITINAAKLVQLDHRIGSLEEGKDADFVVWSHPIFETEAKVLQTYVNGQKYYEAE, from the coding sequence ATGATTATTTATCACCATGCAAAATTTCTCACAGTCAATGAACAGAATGATATTTTTGAGCAGCTATGGGTGCAAAACGGTCGTATTGTTTATATAGGTCCAGCTAAAGAAATTCCTGCTGATGCAACAACAGTAGATTTACAGGGGGCTTATGTGACACCAGGGCTAATTGATATCCATGCACATGTTGGCACATGGGCTGAGGTAACAGAAGAGATTAATGATGCAAATGAATATAGTGAGCCCTTTACACCGCTTATGCATGCTTTAGATAGTGTAGATATTCGTCACTTTTCCTTTCAGCACGCACTGGAAGGTGGCGTCACAACTGTGCAAACAGGACCAGGCAGTGCCAATGTTATTGGAGGCATTTGGAGCATCCTTAAAACAGCAGGTCCAACCCTTGACTCACGTGTTTTAGTAGAGCGTAGTGGCTTAAAGGGGGCTTTAGGAGAAAATCCTAAAAACGTCTTTGGCAATCAATATAAACGCAAGCCTATGACACGTATGGCAATTGCTCAGCTTTTACGTGATGGCTTCCAACGTGCCAATCAGCTTCAGCCGCAGGAACAAGATGAGCAGATCAAACATAATACAGAGCTACGCCCATTTATTGAGGTGCTACGAGGTGATATGCCTTTGCGCCTTCATTGCCATCGGGCAGATGATATTATGACCGCTATTAGAATCGCTAAAGAATTTGATGTTCAGCTCCATTTAGAGCATTGTACAGAAGGTCACCTAATCATTGATGCAGTAAAAAATAGTGGATTTCATGCAACACTTGGTCCCTATATGTTAACACCCTCAAAATACGAAACACGCAATTCTACACCAGCAATTGCAGCTATGTTTAAGGAGCATCAGATTCCATTTGCTATTATGACTGATCATCCTTTTGTGCCAATTCAATATTTAAAATATTGTGCCACTGAAGCCATTCGCTATGGCTTAGATCACGATACAGCTTTAAAAAGTATTACAATCAATGCAGCTAAGCTTGTTCAACTCGATCATCGAATTGGTAGCCTTGAGGAAGGCAAAGATGCGGATTTTGTTGTTTGGTCACATCCTATTTTTGAAACAGAGGCGAAGGTTTTACAAACATATGTAAATGGACAAAAATATTACGAAGCGGAGTGA
- a CDS encoding transposase, which produces MERHRVYFSLANRTYYTNPYAGPWNFELNIDRQGLDVFEKIFQQMQLLEISNAWRAQLPYIQYHLDQENDEIDRRLMKIYALVHEYGDDDTKAFVEQLPYFNKRV; this is translated from the coding sequence ATGGAGCGTCACCGTGTATATTTTTCACTTGCCAATAGAACCTATTATACAAATCCATATGCAGGGCCTTGGAATTTTGAGCTAAATATTGATCGACAAGGATTAGATGTTTTTGAAAAAATTTTTCAGCAAATGCAGCTACTAGAAATTTCGAATGCATGGCGTGCACAACTACCCTATATACAATATCATCTAGATCAAGAAAATGATGAAATTGATCGACGTTTAATGAAGATTTATGCACTTGTTCATGAGTATGGAGATGATGATACAAAAGCATTTGTTGAGCAATTACCTTATTTCAATAAACGTGTCTAG
- a CDS encoding AroM family protein, with protein MENSKIAVVTIGQAPRKDMANDIQQLREAGLHVDEFGVLDLLSSAEIAALAPSHKDTDVLVTLLANGQQVKLSKQKLMPYIHKRIDDLQEFTWVLLMCTGDFANKLTFKNLLLPDRMMTNLVKGLHTELTLGLIGPEPEQQLTVAEKWQKAQFNVLFSASSPYRFNDQDLLAKAQQLESQGSDLLILDCMGYSTTMKNKIKDKLSIPIIVPREAVFTILKAIC; from the coding sequence GTGGAAAACTCAAAAATTGCTGTTGTAACAATTGGTCAAGCACCTCGTAAAGATATGGCAAACGATATTCAGCAATTAAGAGAGGCAGGCTTACATGTCGATGAATTCGGTGTACTTGATTTACTCTCTTCTGCTGAAATTGCTGCACTTGCACCGTCACATAAAGATACAGATGTGTTAGTCACACTTCTTGCAAATGGTCAGCAAGTGAAGCTAAGCAAACAAAAGCTTATGCCTTATATTCATAAACGCATTGATGATTTACAGGAATTCACATGGGTTTTATTAATGTGCACAGGCGATTTTGCCAATAAGCTAACCTTTAAAAATCTATTATTGCCTGATCGTATGATGACAAATTTAGTAAAGGGCTTACATACAGAATTAACACTTGGCTTAATCGGCCCTGAACCTGAGCAGCAGCTAACAGTAGCTGAGAAATGGCAAAAAGCACAATTTAATGTGCTTTTCTCAGCTAGCTCACCCTACCGTTTTAATGACCAAGATTTATTGGCAAAGGCACAGCAACTAGAATCCCAAGGAAGCGATTTACTTATTCTTGATTGCATGGGTTACTCCACAACAATGAAAAATAAAATCAAAGATAAGCTTTCTATACCAATTATTGTTCCAAGGGAAGCTGTATTTACAATTTTAAAAGCAATTTGTTAA
- a CDS encoding IS1182 family transposase, producing MISKQETFNLSPYMALYDLIIPKDNMLRQINELVDFSFILDELKSKYCLVNGRNAIPPIRMFKYLLLKAIHDLSDADLIERSKFDMSFKYFLDMAPEEEVIDPSSLTKFRRLRLQDMNLLDLLIQKTVEIALEKGLLLSKMVIVDATHTKARYNQKTPKEFLQEKSKNVRKAVYQLDENMVGKFPEKPASNEVTEELDYCRQVVEAVETQSKVAQIPAVKEKLNVLKEVIDDYENHLSYSNDPDARVGHKSADSSFFGFKTHIAMSDERIITAAVVTTGEKSDGHYLQELVEKSRTAGMEIDTVIGDAAYSWKENLVYAKSEQFQLISKLNPVITNGSGQRKIEFDYNKDAGMFVCPAGHMATHKRRTGRKTLNQSLTFHFDIEKCKVCPMREGCYKEGAKSKTYSVTIQSDTHQEQAAFQETAEFKALASKRYKIEAKNSELKNPHGFKTAKSAGLFGMEIQGATTIFAVNLKRILKLLSEKE from the coding sequence ATGATTTCTAAACAGGAAACATTCAATTTAAGCCCGTACATGGCGTTGTACGATTTAATTATTCCAAAGGACAATATGCTTCGCCAAATCAATGAACTTGTGGATTTCTCATTTATTCTAGACGAACTAAAATCGAAATACTGTTTAGTTAATGGCCGTAACGCGATTCCACCGATTCGCATGTTTAAATATTTACTGTTAAAAGCGATTCATGACCTGTCGGATGCCGACCTTATCGAACGTTCAAAATTCGATATGTCCTTTAAATATTTTTTAGATATGGCACCAGAAGAGGAAGTGATCGACCCCAGTTCCCTGACAAAATTCCGTCGACTCCGTCTTCAAGATATGAATTTATTAGATTTACTGATTCAGAAAACTGTTGAAATTGCTTTAGAGAAAGGACTACTCCTTAGTAAAATGGTGATTGTCGACGCTACCCATACAAAAGCGCGATATAACCAGAAAACGCCCAAAGAATTTTTACAGGAAAAATCCAAAAATGTACGTAAAGCCGTGTATCAACTAGACGAAAACATGGTCGGAAAATTCCCTGAGAAGCCTGCGTCAAATGAAGTCACAGAAGAATTAGATTACTGTCGTCAAGTAGTTGAAGCAGTCGAAACACAATCAAAGGTTGCACAAATCCCGGCTGTGAAAGAAAAATTAAATGTTTTAAAAGAAGTGATAGATGATTATGAGAATCATTTAAGCTATTCAAATGATCCGGATGCACGTGTTGGCCATAAGTCAGCAGATTCTTCTTTCTTTGGTTTTAAAACGCATATTGCGATGAGTGATGAACGTATTATTACAGCAGCGGTTGTGACGACGGGTGAAAAAAGTGATGGGCACTATTTACAAGAGTTGGTAGAGAAAAGTAGAACTGCCGGCATGGAAATTGACACGGTGATTGGTGATGCCGCCTATTCCTGGAAAGAGAATTTAGTGTATGCAAAATCGGAGCAGTTTCAGTTAATTTCAAAGTTAAATCCAGTAATCACAAATGGCAGCGGACAACGGAAAATTGAATTTGATTATAACAAGGATGCGGGTATGTTTGTTTGTCCAGCGGGGCACATGGCAACTCACAAAAGACGTACGGGCAGGAAAACCCTGAATCAAAGTTTAACGTTTCATTTTGATATTGAAAAATGTAAAGTTTGCCCGATGCGAGAGGGCTGTTATAAGGAAGGGGCGAAAAGTAAAACGTATAGTGTAACGATTCAATCCGATACACATCAAGAACAAGCAGCATTCCAGGAAACAGCCGAATTCAAAGCACTTGCCAGCAAACGCTATAAAATCGAAGCGAAAAATAGTGAATTAAAGAACCCACACGGCTTTAAAACAGCAAAATCGGCGGGTTTATTTGGCATGGAAATTCAAGGAGCCACGACGATCTTTGCGGTCAATCTGAAACGGATACTCAAACTACTGAGTGAAAAAGAGTAG
- the ytzI gene encoding YtzI protein produces the protein MSLTALLIVAIIIVIFITMATIISVNRAYAFQHTIDEKPKNNYQQDEN, from the coding sequence ATGAGTTTAACTGCGCTCTTAATCGTTGCGATTATTATCGTTATTTTTATTACTATGGCAACAATTATTAGTGTCAACCGTGCATATGCCTTTCAACATACGATTGATGAAAAACCAAAAAACAACTATCAGCAAGATGAGAACTAG
- a CDS encoding amidohydrolase family protein, which translates to MTRYINGLVFNTDTRNFDQQSFQVQGQFFEQSSNTADTEINLDGYYITPGFIDSCSQIGLAEIGIRWEGDDSYESDAHLQYSVVDGIYPFDAAFHKAISHGVTASHIVPSPKSLIGAKTAIIHHTHPTVDEMVISQDVAYAFSIGHQAKSTFFAEKSKPLTRMGIANILRETLQRIQQQEPAIQKVMIRAHKAVDIEFIGRLQQEFNEAFDFHIIHGTELPLLQEAAFPTVIAGPTFRYIEHNEMMALSPKLYRQLSQLNIPFVFCTDHPTSSTSHLTLEGCLAVREGMTRSDVLYALTAGAANFLGIAHKTGAIRNGLYADFVIWDKHPLELDAQVIATFIKGKKVYAREEGIAQ; encoded by the coding sequence ATGACTCGCTATATAAATGGACTTGTTTTTAACACTGACACTCGTAACTTCGACCAACAATCATTTCAAGTGCAAGGACAATTTTTCGAGCAATCTTCCAATACCGCTGACACGGAAATCAATTTAGATGGCTATTATATTACCCCGGGCTTTATTGACAGTTGCTCACAAATTGGTTTAGCAGAAATAGGTATTCGCTGGGAAGGTGATGATAGCTATGAATCTGATGCACATTTACAATATTCTGTCGTTGATGGTATCTACCCTTTTGATGCAGCATTTCACAAAGCCATCTCACATGGGGTGACAGCATCTCATATTGTGCCCTCCCCTAAAAGCCTGATTGGGGCAAAAACAGCAATTATCCATCATACACATCCAACGGTTGATGAAATGGTTATCTCACAAGATGTTGCCTATGCATTCTCCATCGGACATCAAGCAAAAAGTACATTTTTTGCTGAAAAGAGCAAGCCATTAACACGTATGGGCATCGCTAATATTTTAAGAGAAACATTGCAGCGTATTCAACAGCAAGAACCAGCCATCCAAAAAGTTATGATTCGTGCACATAAAGCAGTGGATATTGAATTTATTGGTCGACTTCAGCAAGAATTTAACGAAGCTTTTGATTTTCATATTATTCATGGCACTGAACTACCGCTTCTGCAGGAAGCAGCTTTCCCAACGGTTATTGCTGGTCCAACATTCCGCTATATCGAGCATAATGAAATGATGGCACTTTCGCCAAAGCTTTATCGCCAGCTATCACAGCTCAATATTCCGTTTGTTTTTTGTACAGACCACCCTACTAGCAGTACATCACATCTTACACTAGAAGGCTGTTTAGCCGTAAGAGAAGGAATGACACGTTCAGATGTTCTTTATGCATTAACAGCAGGAGCTGCTAACTTTCTTGGTATTGCCCATAAAACAGGGGCTATTCGCAATGGGCTTTATGCTGATTTTGTTATATGGGATAAGCATCCACTAGAGTTAGATGCACAGGTTATCGCTACTTTTATTAAAGGGAAAAAAGTTTATGCACGGGAAGAAGGTATAGCACAATGA
- a CDS encoding ABC transporter substrate-binding protein, translated as MKKINVKKSLLLLFLTLMIGILAACGGNTEKDSSSDNKDGEATASEGGTLNIGLSANAKTFDPIKYTGVYESQVMRQMADTLVVYNKDLSDIIPSLATEWKVSDDMLVYTFKLREGVKFQKGEYQDGREMTAEDVKYSLERSAKESAMNRLSGVTEVKVLSDYEVEIHLASPNAALLAMLTDAGNIIIPKEEVEGWGDNFSEHFVGTGPFQLTEWKKDQEVKLVRNENYWGDKPHVDNVTMKFISDQNMMTNALRSGDIDIAMDVKGQNREIINQDSNLELLTNPGLSIVYLDLNNKIGPTADKRVREAIYMATNVEEIISGVNQWGGGDVSYLPLPPGSWGYDEALIDLVPKYNPEEAKKLLAEAGYADGFKTEIFVSEARVPYATIFQSQLKENLNIDVEIKVLEWGTYSDTVAKGNAPMNIGGWTWYPDPYFFLYQLFHTNQIGALGNGKGYSNPEVDKLLEQAVSETVVQEERAKLYQEALKLILADVPRIELEATQTVAGVNKKVQGFEVSADNSIQIVHPNGTNVSISK; from the coding sequence ATGAAGAAAATAAACGTAAAAAAATCTTTACTACTATTATTTTTAACTTTAATGATTGGGATTTTAGCTGCTTGTGGTGGGAACACAGAGAAAGATAGTTCATCAGATAATAAAGATGGAGAAGCAACTGCTAGTGAGGGTGGCACATTAAATATTGGTCTTTCAGCCAATGCCAAAACATTTGACCCGATTAAATATACAGGCGTTTATGAATCACAGGTAATGCGTCAAATGGCTGATACATTAGTGGTATATAACAAAGACCTATCTGATATTATTCCTTCATTAGCAACAGAGTGGAAAGTGTCAGACGATATGTTAGTTTATACATTTAAGCTACGTGAAGGTGTAAAATTCCAAAAAGGTGAATACCAAGACGGTCGTGAAATGACAGCTGAGGATGTGAAATATTCTTTAGAGCGCTCTGCAAAAGAATCTGCTATGAATCGTTTAAGTGGTGTAACAGAGGTAAAAGTGCTATCAGATTATGAAGTAGAAATTCACTTAGCTTCACCCAATGCTGCTCTACTTGCTATGTTAACGGATGCAGGAAATATTATTATTCCAAAAGAAGAGGTTGAAGGCTGGGGCGATAATTTTTCTGAGCATTTCGTGGGCACTGGACCATTCCAATTAACAGAATGGAAAAAAGACCAGGAAGTAAAACTAGTGCGCAATGAAAATTACTGGGGCGACAAGCCTCATGTTGATAATGTAACAATGAAGTTTATCTCAGACCAAAATATGATGACAAATGCATTACGTTCTGGCGATATTGATATCGCAATGGATGTTAAAGGTCAAAACCGAGAAATTATTAACCAAGATAGCAATCTTGAGCTTTTAACAAATCCAGGTTTATCTATTGTTTATCTTGATCTGAACAATAAGATAGGTCCAACTGCCGATAAACGTGTGCGTGAAGCTATTTATATGGCAACAAATGTCGAGGAAATTATTTCTGGCGTTAACCAATGGGGTGGCGGTGATGTTTCTTACTTACCATTACCACCAGGTTCATGGGGATATGATGAAGCGTTAATTGATTTAGTACCAAAATATAATCCTGAGGAAGCAAAAAAATTACTAGCTGAAGCTGGCTATGCTGATGGCTTTAAAACGGAAATCTTTGTATCAGAGGCACGTGTTCCTTATGCGACAATTTTCCAAAGCCAATTAAAAGAAAACTTAAATATTGATGTTGAGATTAAAGTGCTTGAATGGGGTACTTACAGTGACACTGTTGCCAAAGGGAATGCACCAATGAATATTGGTGGTTGGACATGGTATCCAGACCCATACTTCTTCCTATATCAATTATTCCACACAAATCAAATTGGCGCTTTAGGCAATGGTAAAGGCTACAGCAATCCTGAGGTTGATAAATTATTAGAGCAGGCAGTATCTGAAACAGTTGTACAAGAAGAACGTGCAAAACTATACCAAGAAGCATTAAAGCTAATTTTAGCAGATGTTCCACGTATTGAATTAGAAGCAACACAAACGGTTGCAGGTGTGAACAAAAAAGTACAAGGCTTTGAAGTTTCTGCCGATAACTCCATCCAAATTGTTCATCCAAACGGTACGAATGTATCCATTTCTAAATAA